The region TGGATAGATGTCTCAACATATTTTTGGGCTTATATCAGCAAATCAGTTTTGACATGCTTTGTTGATGTGACTAGGTTTTATAGCTATACATATACTTATTGTGTTCAGATCTGCTGAATATATGAGCTATACACGACAAAAAACAATAAATTAATAGCAAGTATCTCGAAGACTTTTGGAGAGTAATACCTGAAAATAAAGAGCTATAGACTCTAGAAAAGGACAAGTAGAAGGTAGTTCTGTCAGTGCAGCTTCACCTAATGATGCACCCAAGCCCACTGTTAACTTCCTCAGTGACGTTATTGCAGGTTTCAGAGCTTCCATAGAAAAGTGAGAAAATCCCCATCCAAGGGAAATTTCTTGCAATCTGCAAGTTTTGCCTAGAGCAATTTCCACTTCCCCACAAGAATTTAAGTAGGAAAATTCTCCCATTGCAGCATTGCTTTTGTATTCAAACAAATTCCTACATCCCTTTACTCTTAAACACTTCAAACCAGGATTTCCAGAGATAATATGTGTTAAAGCTTCTCTAGAGACCTACAAACTCAGGAAAATATCCTTCACTTAGAGAAGATACATTTCTGAGTAATGATGTATATAGCTAACAAATTTGAGATAAGATGAAGAGTGAAAGGAACTAAAATTTGTCAGCCAGATGccataattattaataaatagtAAAACAGTAGTTTTATTTTACCAAGACCTGATTCAATTGACAGGTACAGAGCTTACTAGATGTACAATCCATTATCtagtaaaataattttttattaaaaaactgCACTCAGGTGCAAAATTGTAGATCAGTATGATTCAGTTAGGATGGAGAAAATTCATTATCCTTCATACCTTGTGTCAGTCACACTAGTAGTTGTGAATGCGGGTGGACATATTGTCTTATAGATGCATAGGGACTACGAGAATGACACTCACAATGACAAATTATTGATATAACAATTAACTAGTCTTTCTATTATCACAAGTAGCTTTCTTGGAAAAATTTGATTGACCACTGGTCACTTTTCAGGTGTCATTAATTAGTGTGCCAATAAAGCATCCTACTTTCTGGTTCTATATTTCTTTATCAGACTGAACTAGCCAATATCTAGAAAGTTTATGATCAAGTAACTTCCAAATGATAGTATGCAGGATGATACTTTCAATCACTACATGGAATCAAGATTTCGGATTTTAAAGTACAGTGACTAACCATAGTATTAGAAACATCAAGCATCTCCAAGGAAGAACCATGAATACTACAAAGAGCACGGTCAGTAATGTGAGTGTCCCTCAAACAAAGACTCTTCAGCATTTGTGTTTCAGACAGAAGTTTTAGAAGAGATGTTTCGTCAACGCCtgaggaaaaaaaaattattttataggGTGCCATGACTTTAAGggctaaaccataaaaaaagaaataaactCAATTTATAGAATATCTCAACCCATAGTGCcacaaataagaaaaaaaaatcttaattttAGCAAGAATTGTAATTCAAAACTTTGAGACAAAGGAGCAGTTTTGGAAGAAAGGTTTCCTCAAACAGCAcgataaacaaagaaaatgaagctTACACTTGCAGTCACCAATATGCAGTGTCTGAATATTAAATGCCAAAGACACTGAAATTTGAGTCGAAGTATTATCATAACCATGAAAGTCGGAGCATAAAGCTAGAACAGAATTCAATCCAAAAGTAGTATGACACACAAGAATTGATTTCAATCTAAGACATCTGTGTAAAAGATTCGACATGCCAACGTCTGTTAATGTAGTGCACCCGTTAAGGTTCAGGTGTTGTAAGTTGATACAAAATTTAGCAATATACAAGAGATCAGAATCTGCAAACAAAGAACAAATGATGATTAGATCAGTGgtaggaaagaaaaaaaaaacaaatcaaatgtAATCTTCTATAATTTTGTCTCCCTAGCTAAGTGAACTAAGTATTTTGATAGCAAGAAAGTtgataaaacaaacaaaacagaATATAGTCTCACCACAAAGCTCAGTTCGGCCCTCTAGTGTAAGCTTTGTGATATTTGAAAGTCTCACTTTGGACGTATGAAGAGGTGACACGTCCACAAGTCTGACGCCACTAGTTAAGGAATTATTTGAAACTTCCAATATAATAGGACTGACATCAACAGCTAGGTCCACTTCACAAATTGCAGGACATTTTAGCACCAATTGACGTAAGAATGATATACTGAAATTCAACAAATAAGCTGCCTTCAATATTTTTAATGATGGAAATGACATGGAAAAACATTCGATGGCAGCTCGAAGATGCAGCTTGTCACACTTGGAAATATCCACTTCCTCTACTGCTTCAAAAGATAACATTGGCAACAATCCCTGTGAAATTAAGTAGGGATCTCTCTCAAGACTTTCAAGCTTAGTCAATAACTGCTTAACGCTACTCCTTAACATGGAATCTGTACAGTTTAAAGAAGGAAGCAGAGACAAGAGTAGTATTGCCGATGTTATCTGTGGACAACTTGAAAGGTTCAGCTTCTGCACAGTGTTGTGAAACTacgtaaaaataataataatgggaGCAAAGAACATGGAGGTTGTAGAAAATATTGTATATTAAGCATTTACTGAGTATCTTTCCAATATAGTATATTAGATTATTTAGTTTTAGGCTAATTGATTTACTCTAGAATATCTGTAATTAATCTAGAATATTTGGTATTAAATACTAGATTTGTTTATCCACCTAATTAAAGGTCTTGTTCTCTATCaataaagattatcaaaggcTAATTTTTCACATAGTATCAGAGATTTCCCTCTAAACTGGAAACTTCAAAACCTCCTTTTTTTCTCTTAGCCTTCGTCTCTTTCCTTATGGCCACTCTCACCAAAAACTCTTCTGATTGGAAACCTCGCTCCTCTGCTCATGCCCCTTCGGAAGGCCAGCCCTTCATCACCGCTCCATCTGAGCCTTTCCCATTCACTCCAACTCAGATCACCCAACTCCATCAGTTGCTTAATACATCCAAGAATGCTATTGCATATGCTCCATCATCCTCTTCACATCCAGGTACCTTCGCTGCCTCAAATGTTCAAAACTCTACCTGGATTGTAGATTCAAGGGCCTCGGATCACATGACCGGTCAGTCCCATCAGTTTACTACATACACTCCTTGTCCAAGTACTCAAAAAATTAAGATTGTTGATAGTTCCCTCTCCTCTGTGGCTGGCAAAGGGTTTATATATTTATCCCCCTCTATTACTCTTTATGATGTTCTTCATGTCCCGAATCTATTGTGTAATCTGCTCTCTGTCAGTAAAGTCACACGAGATCAGCAATGTTTTGCCTCTTTCTCACCACTCTGTTGTACTTTTCAGGATATGTCCTCGAGGAAGACGATTGGGAGTGCAAAGGCATGTAGTGGGTTGTATTACATTGATCTGATTCCTCCTGCTCAAGTAAATAAAACTTTCGTTTCTGGTTGTATTGCTTCTCGTAGTAATGATATTATGCAGTAGCATTATAGGCTAGGACACCCTAGTTTTtccaatttaaaatatatatttcctAAGTTGTTTCGTGACATTTGTCAGTTTGCTAAACATACACGTGCTATTTTTCGTTCAGTACCTTACAAATCAACTCAACCATTTACTATTATTCATGGTGATATATGGGGACCATCTAGAATAACCAATGCCACATATACTAGATGGttcatcattttcattgatgaccACACACGTGTTAGCTGGGTTTTTCTTCTTAAACAGAAATCTGATGCTGCCATGACATTTAAAAACTTCCATTCTATGATCAAAAATCAGTTCAATGCTAATCTTCAAGTGTTGCACACAGATAGTGGCACTGAATATTTTAATTCCATCTTAGGTGATCATCTTCTATCTCATGGCATCATTCACAAGAGTTCGTGTGTTGGCACACCCCAGCAAAATGGGATTGCCGAGCGCAAAAATACACTTGTTGGAGGTTGCTAGGGCCTTAATGTTTACCACATTTGTCCCTAAGTATTTTTGGGGTGAGACTATCCTTACCGCTGCCTACCTCATCAATCGTATGTCCTCTCGAGTGTTGAACTTTCACACTCCACTCTCTATCCTTCTTAAAACATATCCACATACTCATCTTGTTTCTAATCTCCCCTTAAAAATGTTTGGTTGTACTTGTGTCCATGTTCTAGGTCCAAACCGATCCAAATTTGATCCACATGCTCTTAGGTGTTTTTTTGGGCTATTCTTCTACCAAAAAGGGATTTAAATTCTATAATCCTTCTACTCGACTTATGTATGTCTCCTTAGACATCACATTCAATGAAGAACAACCTTTTAATCCCAACATTCCACTTCAAGGAGGGACTGAGTGAAGTTTCTAGTTGGGATACTTGCCTACCTAAAGCTGTCCCAAAAATTGATCAAACTATTCACATCAATCTCTCATCTCCTTCTCTATCTGAAATAGGAACATTTGAGCAACAATCTCATCCCCAAACTATAGAAATTTTAGCTTACTCTCGGCGATCAAAGGACCATCACGTAATACAACCAACTACTGCTCCAACATCTCATGAGTCTGACCCACAGACTGTTCCTAATGTAAGTGATCATTCTCTCAATCTCATCTTGCCTAATGATGTTCCTAATGTTGAGTCTTCTAATATGGTGGAACCTGTATCTGAGTTATTTATTGCCAAGAGGAAGGGAGTCCGAAGTTGTACTCTGCATCCAATGTCCAGATATGTCTACTATAGTTGACTAACTCCGAAATATAAAGCCTTCCTAGCAAACGCCGAGCAAGTGGTAGTTCCTAAGGATATAATTGAAGCCATCTCACAGAAAGAATGGAAGAAAGCAATCTGCAAGGAAATTGGGGCACTAGGAACTAATACAACGTGGACAATAATCAATCGACCTAGATATAAACATGTGGTTGGATGTAAGTGGGTGTTTACAGTTAAACACAAGGCTAATGGAACGATAGACCAATACAAAGCGAGACTAGTTGCAAAAAGATTTCACCCAAACATATGGAGTGGACTACAACGAGACGTTTGCACCCATTGCCAAGTTAAACACAGTCAGGGTTCTGCTATCAGTTACTGCAAATCTCGATTGGCCCCTACAACAACTAGACATCAAAAATGTCTTCCTCAATGGGCATTTGGAAGAGGAAGTTTTCATAAGAATCCCTCCAGGCTTCGAGAaaagatatggaaaaaaaaatgGCTGTCAGCTGAAAAAAATCTCTCTACGGCTTAAAACAATCTTCACGGGCATGGTTCGAAAGATTTAATCAGGTGGTAAAACAGTATGGGTATACACAGGCTCAATCGGATCACACCTTGTTCTTCAAACACTCACAAATGGGTAAGGTAACTATTCTCATCGTCTACGTTGATGACATGATACTCACTAGTGATGATTATGGAGAGCAAGAAAGACTTAGGCTTACTAGCCCGAGAATTCGAGGTAAAAGACCTTGGACCAATGAAGTATTTTCTAAGAATGGAGGTTGCAAGAACAAAACAAGGAATTGCCGTGTCTCAAAG is a window of Humulus lupulus chromosome 4, drHumLupu1.1, whole genome shotgun sequence DNA encoding:
- the LOC133831312 gene encoding BTB/POZ domain-containing protein FBL11 isoform X8, yielding MMWAVSCKSFVDVPYRLLQDCVKHPHLTIQNEMHLSDALFMWIDASTKDLNKMENNCTDILKQIRLSLLPLWFAAGKRRNCHYTKLVDESIASVFKLLKISPAGSLRFLEGGDLKDFRIRVTEYSKKLNLSSCPQITSAILLLSLLPSLNCTDSMLRSSVKQLLTKLESLERDPYLISQGLLPMLSFEAVEEVDISKCDKLHLRAAIECFSMSFPSLKILKAAYLLNFSISFLRQLVLKCPAICEVDLAVDVSPIILEVSNNSLTSGVRLVDVSPLHTSKVRLSNITKLTLEGRTELCDSDLLYIAKFCINLQHLNLNGCTTLTDVGMSNLLHRCLRLKSILVCHTTFGLNSVLALCSDFHGYDNTSTQISVSLAFNIQTLHIGDCKCVDETSLLKLLSETQMLKSLCLRDTHITDRALCSIHGSSLEMLDVSNTMVSREALTHIISGNPGLKCLRVKGCRNLFEYKSNAAMGEFSYLNSCGEVEIALGKTCRLQEISLGWGFSHFSMEALKPAITSLRKLTVGLGASLGEAALTELPSTCPFLESIALYFQVISDIIIVNILESLRNLQVLALCYCFGDISFVAFKFYMPNLRKLQLERVSPWMTNEDLVILTQSFPNLAEFSLLGCQHLNSDSQQIISHGWPGLLSIHLEECGKITANGVSSLLECVALEDLLLRHTVRLSFLLIFPKSQHLGHGIQRSFIQDAASKMPLLRRVSLDLCDASDGYFDIPPDDEKSYLRFVMIARCKSMECGLALHCLEPRRKRVHKETLLVSWTSENVISRVVKERL